A single Drosophila ananassae strain 14024-0371.13 chromosome 3L, ASM1763931v2, whole genome shotgun sequence DNA region contains:
- the LOC26513926 gene encoding kappaPI-actitoxin-Avd3c, translating into MESWFFRLILVLMIIMAAARKIDYLTHQRRKAICLQPVDYGKCRVGVSAWYYNHSELRCKKFIYRVCGGNLNRFYTKKECEQVCKHHWITTPTSQYATE; encoded by the exons ATGGAGTCTTGGTTCTTCCGCTTGATATTAGTCCTAATGATTATAATGGCCGCTGCCAGGAAAATAGATTATTTAACTCATCAGAGAAGAAAAG CCATTTGCTTACAACCCGTTGATTACGGGAAATGCCGCGTTGGTGTTAGTGCCTGGTATTACAACCACAGCGAGTTAAGGTGTAAGAAGTTTATTTATCGGGTTTGTGGGGGTAACTTGAATCGTTTCTACACAAAGAAGGAGTGCGAACAAGTTTGTAAACAT CATTGGATTACTACTCCTACCTCTCAGTATGCCACTGAATAA